Proteins encoded by one window of Burkholderia plantarii:
- the iolD gene encoding 3D-(3,5/4)-trihydroxycyclohexane-1,2-dione acylhydrolase (decyclizing): MNHRQIDAGGAPADTATTGGTVRLTAAQALVRYLAAQRAAVEEGSGRAGRTEPLFGGVFAIFGHGNVAGLGEALYHARDVLPTYRAHNEQAMAHSAIAYAKAHFRRRMMAVTTSIGPGATNLVTAAALAHVNRLPVLLLPGDGFVSRAPDPVLQQLEDAHDGGVSVNDALKAVSRYFDRIVHPAQLLTALPRALRVLTDAAQCGPVTLALPQDVQAMAHDYPVAFFAPRVVGFHGPAPVEAELAAAADALRAARRPLLIAGGGALYSAGGAAALRAFAERHGIPVGETQAGKSTLAWDHPLNAGALGVTGSPAANALAAGADCVIAVGTRLQDFTTGSNTLFAQARVVGINANAFDALKHQATIVEADARLALDALGARLDGWRAEPGWTERAQALSTGWRDTVQTLTNTPPQAGALPYDADVIGAVQRTVAASAAGDIAVCAAGTLPAELHKLWRAAVPGGYHVEYGYSCMGYEIAGGLGVKLARPGREVIVFVGDGSYLMMNSEIATSVMLGAKLIVVVLDNRGYGCINRLQQACGGAPFNNLLDDCLQGPAGAPAIDFAAHARALGAHGEHVADLAALDAALARARAADRTSVICIDTDPARTTDDGGWWWEVAVPEVSPRAAVRDARANYEARLAARAGMPAAGMPAADSPAEPHSPESST; the protein is encoded by the coding sequence ATGAACCATCGACAGATCGATGCCGGCGGCGCGCCGGCCGACACCGCCACGACCGGCGGCACCGTGCGCCTGACCGCCGCGCAGGCGCTGGTCCGCTACCTGGCCGCGCAGCGCGCGGCCGTCGAGGAAGGCAGCGGCCGCGCCGGCCGCACCGAGCCGCTGTTCGGCGGCGTGTTCGCGATCTTCGGCCACGGTAACGTGGCCGGGCTCGGCGAGGCGCTCTACCACGCGCGCGACGTGCTGCCGACCTACCGCGCCCACAACGAGCAGGCCATGGCGCACAGCGCGATCGCCTACGCGAAGGCGCATTTCCGGCGTCGCATGATGGCCGTGACGACCTCGATCGGCCCCGGCGCGACCAACCTCGTCACGGCCGCCGCGCTCGCGCACGTGAACCGCCTGCCGGTGCTGCTGCTGCCCGGCGACGGGTTCGTCTCGCGCGCGCCCGACCCGGTGCTGCAGCAGCTGGAGGATGCGCACGACGGCGGCGTGTCCGTCAACGATGCGCTGAAGGCCGTGTCGCGCTACTTCGACCGGATCGTCCACCCGGCGCAGCTGCTCACCGCGCTGCCGCGCGCGCTGCGCGTGCTGACCGACGCGGCGCAATGCGGGCCGGTCACGCTCGCGCTGCCGCAGGACGTGCAGGCGATGGCGCACGACTATCCGGTCGCGTTCTTCGCGCCGCGCGTGGTCGGCTTCCATGGGCCCGCGCCCGTCGAGGCCGAACTCGCGGCCGCGGCCGACGCGCTGCGCGCCGCGCGCCGGCCGCTGCTGATCGCGGGCGGCGGCGCGCTCTACAGCGCGGGCGGCGCGGCGGCGCTGCGCGCGTTCGCCGAGCGCCACGGCATCCCCGTCGGCGAGACCCAGGCCGGCAAGAGCACGCTGGCCTGGGACCATCCGCTCAACGCCGGCGCGCTCGGCGTGACCGGCTCGCCCGCCGCCAACGCGCTGGCCGCCGGGGCCGATTGCGTGATCGCGGTCGGCACGCGGCTGCAGGACTTCACCACCGGCTCGAACACGCTGTTCGCGCAAGCCCGCGTGGTCGGCATCAACGCCAACGCGTTCGACGCGCTCAAGCATCAGGCCACGATCGTCGAGGCCGACGCGCGACTCGCGCTCGACGCGCTCGGCGCGCGGCTCGACGGCTGGCGCGCCGAGCCGGGCTGGACCGAGCGCGCGCAAGCGCTCTCGACCGGCTGGCGCGACACCGTGCAGACGTTGACGAACACGCCGCCGCAAGCCGGCGCGCTGCCCTACGACGCCGACGTGATCGGCGCCGTGCAGCGCACCGTCGCCGCCTCGGCGGCCGGCGACATCGCCGTGTGCGCGGCCGGCACGCTGCCCGCCGAGCTGCACAAGCTGTGGCGCGCGGCGGTGCCGGGCGGCTATCACGTCGAATACGGCTACTCGTGCATGGGCTACGAGATCGCGGGCGGCCTCGGCGTGAAGCTCGCGCGGCCCGGGCGCGAGGTGATCGTGTTCGTCGGCGACGGCAGCTACCTGATGATGAACAGCGAGATCGCCACCTCGGTGATGCTCGGCGCGAAGCTGATCGTGGTGGTGCTCGACAACCGCGGCTACGGCTGCATCAACCGGCTCCAGCAGGCCTGCGGCGGCGCGCCGTTCAACAACCTGCTCGACGACTGCCTGCAAGGCCCCGCGGGCGCGCCCGCGATCGACTTCGCCGCGCATGCGCGCGCGCTCGGCGCGCACGGCGAGCACGTGGCCGACCTGGCCGCGCTCGACGCCGCGCTGGCCCGCGCGCGCGCGGCCGACCGCACCAGCGTGATCTGCATCGACACCGATCCCGCGCGCACCACCGACGACGGCGGCTGGTGGTGGGAGGTGGCCGTGCCCGAAGTCTCGCCGCGCGCCGCCGTGCGCGACGCGCGCGCGAACTACGAGGCTCGGCTCGCCGCCCGCGCCGGCATGCCCGCGGCCGGCATGCCCGCCGCCGACTCCCCCGCAGAACCCCACTCCCCGGAATCATCGACATGA
- a CDS encoding YbfB/YjiJ family MFS transporter: MNRSAACSSSSTSSSASSVSSAASASSASSASSAPRPAAAASRSTETGCHGDPRLVAFACAAALAVALGVGRFAFTPLLPLMLAGGALDIGHGGWLASANYAGYFAGAVSCAAIRLDPARMVRGGLVATIVLTAAMGAMHGFAFWLAVRFVAGAVSAWTFVFASQWGMRRLAELGASRWSGAIFTGPGWGIVVTGLIGGALAGHRAEVGWLGFALLSVLLAALVWRVIAPAADVPAADAPAARRAPARALTHQPAARGEPAAGRRDARWLVVLYGAPGFGYIITATFLPVIARAALTPGSPWPDLFWPMFGAALIVGALLGSRLPAHWDNRLLLGLACAVQAGAIALGIAWPSAAGFALGSLLLGLPFTAITLFAMREARRLRGEQAAGLMGYATASYGLGQIAGPLVAAPVAAHAGSFTPALWVAVGALLVGAVGFVACGLAWRERR; this comes from the coding sequence ATGAATCGCTCCGCTGCCTGTTCGTCGTCTTCGACTTCTTCGTCCGCTTCGTCCGTGTCATCCGCTGCGTCCGCTTCGTCCGCTTCGTCGGCATCATCGGCGCCGCGCCCGGCCGCCGCCGCGAGCAGATCGACCGAAACCGGCTGCCATGGCGATCCGCGCCTCGTCGCGTTCGCCTGCGCGGCGGCGCTGGCCGTGGCGCTCGGCGTCGGCCGTTTCGCGTTTACGCCGCTGCTGCCGCTGATGCTGGCCGGCGGCGCGCTCGACATCGGCCATGGCGGCTGGCTCGCCTCGGCCAACTACGCCGGCTATTTCGCCGGCGCCGTGAGCTGCGCCGCGATCCGCCTCGACCCGGCCCGGATGGTGCGCGGCGGCCTCGTTGCGACGATCGTGCTGACGGCCGCGATGGGCGCGATGCACGGCTTCGCGTTCTGGCTCGCGGTGCGCTTCGTGGCGGGCGCGGTCAGCGCGTGGACCTTCGTGTTCGCGTCGCAGTGGGGCATGCGGCGGCTGGCCGAACTCGGTGCGTCGCGATGGAGCGGGGCGATCTTCACCGGGCCGGGCTGGGGCATCGTGGTGACGGGGCTGATCGGCGGCGCGCTGGCGGGGCACCGCGCCGAGGTGGGCTGGCTCGGCTTCGCGCTGCTGTCGGTGCTGCTCGCGGCGCTGGTCTGGCGCGTGATCGCGCCGGCCGCGGACGTGCCGGCTGCGGACGCGCCCGCCGCGCGGCGGGCGCCGGCGCGGGCACTGACCCACCAGCCGGCCGCGCGTGGCGAGCCGGCGGCCGGGCGCCGCGACGCGCGCTGGCTCGTCGTGCTGTACGGCGCGCCGGGCTTCGGCTACATCATCACGGCCACGTTCCTGCCCGTGATCGCACGCGCCGCGCTGACGCCGGGCTCGCCGTGGCCCGACCTGTTCTGGCCGATGTTCGGCGCGGCGCTGATCGTCGGCGCGCTGCTGGGTTCGCGGCTGCCGGCGCACTGGGACAACCGGCTGCTGCTCGGCCTCGCGTGCGCCGTGCAGGCCGGGGCGATCGCGCTCGGCATCGCCTGGCCGAGCGCGGCCGGCTTCGCGCTCGGCAGCCTGCTGCTCGGCCTGCCGTTCACGGCCATCACGTTGTTCGCGATGCGCGAGGCGCGCCGGTTGCGCGGCGAGCAGGCGGCCGGGCTGATGGGTTACGCGACCGCGTCCTACGGGCTCGGGCAGATCGCCGGGCCGCTCGTGGCCGCGCCGGTGGCCGCGCACGCGGGCTCGTTCACGCCGGCGCTGTGGGTCGCGGTCGGCGCGCTGCTGGTGGGGGCGGTGGGGTTCGTGGCGTGCGGGCTGGCCTGGCGCGAGAGGCGGTGA
- a CDS encoding acyl-CoA thioesterase, translated as MSTRPEPSPRRAYRHFLPISTRWMDNDVYGHVNNVVYYSYFDTVVNEYLIRAGVLDVEHGETIGLVVETQCNYFAPLVFPQKVEAGLRVAKLGASSVRYEIGLFAEGEAAPAAQGHFVHVYVGRASRRPVPLPDALRAALAPLVPPVPPVPPVPPVPPVNDE; from the coding sequence ATGTCCACCCGACCCGAACCCTCGCCGCGCCGCGCCTACCGCCACTTCCTGCCGATCTCGACGCGCTGGATGGACAACGACGTCTACGGCCACGTCAACAACGTCGTCTACTACAGCTACTTCGACACCGTCGTCAACGAGTACCTGATCCGCGCGGGCGTGCTCGACGTCGAGCATGGCGAGACCATCGGGCTGGTGGTCGAGACGCAGTGCAACTACTTCGCGCCGCTGGTGTTTCCGCAGAAGGTGGAGGCGGGGCTGCGCGTGGCGAAGCTCGGTGCGTCGAGCGTGCGCTACGAGATCGGCCTGTTCGCCGAGGGCGAGGCGGCGCCGGCCGCGCAGGGCCATTTCGTTCACGTCTACGTGGGGCGGGCGAGCCGCCGCCCGGTGCCGCTGCCGGACGCGCTGCGCGCCGCGCTCGCGCCGCTGGTGCCGCCGGTGCCGCCGGTGCCGCCGGTGCCGCCGGTGCCGCCGGTGAACGACGAGTAG
- a CDS encoding bifunctional 5-dehydro-2-deoxygluconokinase/5-dehydro-2-deoxyphosphogluconate aldolase has protein sequence MSHSPSTFAPDRPLDLICIGRVAVDLYAEQIGARLEDATSFAKYLGGSSGNIAFGAARLGLKSAMLARVGNDHMGRFVRETLAREGCDTRHLSTDPERLTALVLLGLKDRDTFPLVFYRENCADMALDETDIDEAFVASAKALLITGTHFSTERVNRASRRALDVARRHQVRTVLDIDYRPVLWGLTGKADGETRFIADEGVTAHLQRILPLFDLVIGTEEEFRIAGGKDALPDALEMVRRVTGATLVVKRGPLGCSIVEGAVPKTLDALALVGGVEVEVLNVLGAGDAFASGLLSQWLRGAPLEAAARVANACGALVVSRHGCSPAMPTPAELEHFLREAARDPARMRRPDRDAALARLHRVSPPRRAWEQVLGFAFDHRNQFFELAQQTGAPVERIDRLKRLFVEAVAQTEAQLGLQGQIGVLIDDRYGQDALNDATGRGWWLGRPVELPGSLPLEFDHGRSLGTTLETWPAEHVAKCLVRYHPDEAFETRLEQETQLRTLYDAVQASGHELLLEVIPPHRPDLPDGPDIVYRALKRLYNLGIQPEWWKLEPLDASQWRMVDELIDERDPYCRGVVLLGLSAPAEQLIDGFTAAAASRSCRGFTVGRTIFHEPSRAWLAGEIDDAGVIARVRATFETLIDAWRTARAGRVAARRVA, from the coding sequence ATGTCCCACTCCCCCTCAACATTCGCGCCGGACCGCCCGCTCGACCTGATCTGCATCGGCCGCGTGGCGGTCGACCTGTACGCCGAGCAGATCGGCGCGCGCCTGGAAGACGCGACCAGCTTCGCGAAATACCTGGGCGGCTCGTCCGGCAACATCGCGTTCGGCGCGGCGCGACTCGGGCTCAAGTCCGCGATGCTCGCGCGCGTCGGCAACGACCACATGGGCCGCTTCGTGCGCGAGACGCTCGCGCGCGAAGGCTGCGACACGCGCCACCTGAGCACCGATCCCGAGCGGCTGACCGCGCTGGTGCTGCTCGGCCTCAAGGATCGCGACACGTTTCCGCTGGTGTTCTACCGCGAGAACTGCGCCGACATGGCGCTCGACGAGACCGACATCGACGAGGCGTTCGTCGCCTCGGCGAAGGCGCTGCTGATCACCGGCACCCACTTCTCGACCGAGCGCGTCAACCGCGCGAGCCGCCGCGCGCTCGACGTCGCGCGCCGCCACCAGGTGCGCACCGTGCTCGACATCGATTACCGGCCGGTGCTCTGGGGGCTGACCGGCAAGGCCGACGGCGAGACCCGCTTCATCGCCGACGAGGGCGTGACGGCGCACCTGCAGCGCATCCTGCCGCTGTTCGATCTCGTGATCGGCACCGAGGAGGAATTCCGCATCGCCGGCGGCAAGGACGCGCTGCCCGATGCGCTGGAGATGGTGCGCCGCGTGACGGGCGCGACGCTGGTGGTCAAGCGCGGCCCGCTCGGCTGCTCGATCGTCGAGGGCGCGGTGCCGAAGACGCTCGACGCGCTCGCGCTGGTGGGCGGCGTGGAGGTGGAGGTGCTCAACGTGCTCGGCGCCGGCGACGCGTTCGCCTCGGGCCTGCTCTCGCAGTGGCTGCGCGGCGCCCCGCTGGAGGCCGCCGCGCGCGTCGCGAACGCCTGCGGCGCGCTGGTGGTGTCGCGTCATGGCTGCTCGCCCGCGATGCCGACGCCGGCCGAACTCGAACACTTCCTGCGCGAGGCCGCGCGCGATCCGGCGCGCATGCGCCGCCCCGACCGCGACGCGGCGCTCGCGCGGCTGCACCGCGTGAGCCCGCCGCGGCGCGCGTGGGAGCAGGTGCTCGGCTTCGCGTTCGATCACCGCAACCAGTTCTTCGAACTCGCGCAGCAGACCGGCGCGCCGGTCGAGCGGATCGACCGCCTCAAGCGCCTGTTCGTCGAGGCCGTCGCGCAAACCGAGGCCCAACTCGGGCTGCAAGGCCAGATCGGCGTGCTGATCGACGACCGCTACGGCCAGGACGCGCTCAACGACGCGACCGGCCGCGGCTGGTGGCTCGGCCGGCCGGTCGAGCTGCCCGGCTCGCTGCCGCTCGAATTCGACCACGGCCGCTCGCTCGGCACCACGCTCGAGACCTGGCCCGCCGAGCACGTCGCGAAGTGCCTGGTGCGCTATCACCCCGACGAGGCCTTCGAGACGCGGCTCGAACAGGAAACGCAGCTGCGCACGCTCTACGACGCGGTGCAGGCGAGCGGTCACGAGCTGCTGCTCGAAGTGATTCCGCCGCATCGCCCGGACCTGCCGGACGGCCCCGACATCGTCTACCGCGCGCTCAAGCGGCTCTACAACCTCGGCATCCAGCCGGAATGGTGGAAGCTCGAACCGCTCGACGCGAGCCAGTGGCGCATGGTGGACGAGCTGATCGACGAACGCGACCCGTACTGCCGGGGGGTGGTGCTGCTGGGCCTGTCGGCGCCGGCCGAGCAACTGATCGACGGCTTCACCGCGGCGGCGGCCTCGCGCAGCTGCCGCGGCTTCACGGTGGGCCGCACCATCTTCCACGAACCGAGCCGCGCCTGGCTGGCCGGCGAGATCGACGACGCCGGCGTGATCGCGCGCGTGCGCGCCACCTTCGAGACGCTGATCGACGCGTGGCGCACGGCGCGCGCCGGCCGCGTCGCCGCGCGCCGGGTCGCATGA
- the iolB gene encoding 5-deoxy-glucuronate isomerase: protein MNPHPNSNPNPAASLLVKAAASGRSIACVTPESARWHHVGFAAYRLAAGESVTVHEPARETCLVVMAGQVDVVDDDGTRWDALGSRASVFDDAPPAALYLPPGRRVTVTARRATELGVASAPGTGRYPPRRIEPGEMKRSVRGTGANTRYVCDILPQTEPAEALLVVEVRTPSGHSSSYPPHKHDTDDVPAESFLEETYYHRVNPPQGFVFQRVYTDARDLDESMAVSDHDVVMVPRGYHPVVVPYGYDSYYLNVMAGPTRVWHFRNDPEHDWIAKRDAAQAQAAQAEKAGRESGG, encoded by the coding sequence ATGAATCCCCATCCGAACTCGAATCCGAACCCGGCCGCGAGCCTGCTCGTCAAGGCCGCCGCCAGCGGCCGGTCGATCGCCTGCGTCACGCCCGAATCGGCGCGCTGGCACCATGTGGGCTTCGCCGCGTACCGTCTCGCGGCCGGCGAAAGCGTGACGGTTCACGAGCCCGCCCGCGAGACCTGCCTCGTGGTGATGGCCGGCCAGGTGGACGTGGTGGACGACGACGGCACGCGCTGGGACGCGCTCGGCTCGCGCGCGAGCGTGTTCGACGACGCGCCGCCCGCCGCGCTCTACCTGCCGCCGGGCCGGCGCGTGACCGTCACCGCGCGGCGCGCCACCGAACTCGGCGTGGCCAGCGCGCCCGGCACCGGCCGCTATCCGCCGCGGCGCATCGAGCCCGGCGAGATGAAGCGCTCGGTGCGCGGCACCGGCGCGAACACGCGCTACGTCTGCGACATCCTCCCGCAAACCGAGCCGGCCGAGGCGCTGCTGGTGGTGGAAGTGCGCACGCCGTCGGGGCATTCGTCGAGCTACCCGCCGCACAAGCACGACACCGACGACGTGCCGGCCGAGAGCTTCCTCGAGGAAACCTACTACCACCGCGTGAACCCGCCGCAAGGCTTCGTGTTCCAGCGGGTCTACACCGACGCGCGCGACCTCGACGAATCGATGGCCGTGTCCGATCACGACGTGGTGATGGTGCCGCGCGGCTATCACCCGGTGGTGGTGCCGTATGGCTATGACTCGTACTACCTGAACGTGATGGCCGGGCCGACGCGTGTCTGGCACTTCAGGAACGATCCGGAGCACGACTGGATCGCGAAGCGCGATGCGGCGCAGGCGCAGGCCGCGCAGGCCGAAAAGGCGGGACGGGAATCGGGAGGCTGA
- a CDS encoding LysR substrate-binding domain-containing protein has product MDLAALAIFRAVVRENGVTRAAAKLNRVQSNVTTRIRQLEEQLGAALFVRDGRRLVLTPAGQTLLPYAERLLALADEARHAVREDRPHGRLRLGTMESTAASRLPDVLARYHQRWPEVGLELVTGVTNWLIERVRDFELDAVLVATPPQPDTLDAALFETVPVYRESLVLIAPRHHPPVTTARDLRVPTLVSFERGCAYRGYIERWYAAHARQPARVLELGSYHAILACVAAGAGVALAPRNVLDMSPVAGTLSVHPVPDLQPVDTLLVWRRGHASAALAALREALAAHGAEVAPARDVGTEPGVARGEESVARMQETAGTVAPRRAKANARAA; this is encoded by the coding sequence ATGGATCTGGCGGCGCTGGCGATCTTCCGCGCGGTGGTGCGTGAAAACGGCGTCACGCGCGCGGCGGCGAAGCTGAACCGCGTGCAGTCGAACGTGACCACGCGGATCCGGCAGCTGGAGGAACAGCTCGGCGCGGCGCTGTTCGTGCGCGACGGCCGGCGGCTGGTGCTGACGCCGGCGGGCCAGACGCTGCTGCCCTACGCCGAGCGGCTGCTCGCGCTGGCCGACGAGGCGCGCCACGCGGTGCGCGAGGATCGTCCGCACGGGCGGCTGCGGCTCGGCACCATGGAGAGCACGGCCGCGAGCCGGCTGCCCGACGTGCTCGCGCGCTATCACCAGCGCTGGCCCGAGGTCGGGCTCGAACTCGTGACGGGCGTCACGAACTGGCTGATCGAGCGGGTCCGCGATTTCGAACTCGACGCGGTGCTGGTCGCCACGCCGCCGCAGCCGGACACGCTCGACGCCGCGCTGTTCGAGACGGTGCCCGTCTATCGCGAGTCGCTGGTGCTGATCGCGCCGCGCCACCATCCGCCCGTGACGACGGCACGGGACCTGCGCGTGCCGACATTGGTGTCGTTCGAGCGCGGTTGCGCCTATCGCGGCTATATCGAGCGCTGGTACGCCGCGCATGCGCGCCAGCCCGCGCGCGTGCTCGAACTGGGTTCGTACCACGCGATCCTCGCCTGCGTCGCGGCCGGCGCCGGCGTCGCGCTGGCGCCGCGCAACGTGCTCGACATGTCGCCCGTCGCCGGTACGCTGTCGGTGCATCCGGTGCCCGATCTGCAACCGGTCGATACGCTGCTGGTCTGGCGGCGCGGGCACGCCTCGGCGGCGCTGGCCGCGCTGCGCGAGGCGCTCGCCGCGCATGGCGCGGAAGTCGCGCCGGCGCGGGACGTCGGGACGGAACCGGGGGTGGCGCGCGGCGAGGAATCCGTCGCGCGCATGCAGGAAACGGCGGGCACCGTCGCGCCGCGGCGGGCGAAAGCCAACGCTCGGGCCGCCTGA
- a CDS encoding SMP-30/gluconolactonase/LRE family protein: MTPAIVPDCVWPVAATLGEGACWDAAARRVLFVDIKGRRLYRYDPSSGGRESWEAPGQIGFALPCADGTLICGVQGGLFRFEPDSGRFASVLPLETDLPGNRLNDGYVDAGGHLWFGSMDNAEAAPTGQLYRVGQDGRLVAHDAGYVITNGPAASPDGRTLYHTDTLRRVVYAFDLGDDGVPRQRRVFVSIRERGHPDGMAVDAEGGVWIALFGGARIERYAPDGRLLGQVAFPCANVTKLAFGGDDLRTVYATTATKGLSEAERQAQPLAGGLFAFRSPVAGLAPAVCTVRFGQA; this comes from the coding sequence ATGACGCCGGCCATCGTGCCCGACTGCGTGTGGCCGGTGGCGGCCACGCTCGGCGAGGGGGCCTGCTGGGACGCCGCCGCGCGCCGCGTGCTGTTCGTCGACATCAAGGGGCGGCGGCTCTATCGCTACGACCCGTCGAGCGGCGGGCGCGAGAGCTGGGAGGCGCCGGGGCAGATCGGCTTCGCGCTGCCGTGCGCCGACGGCACGCTGATCTGCGGCGTGCAGGGCGGGCTGTTCCGCTTCGAGCCGGACAGCGGGCGGTTTGCGTCCGTGCTGCCGCTGGAGACCGACCTGCCCGGCAACCGGCTCAACGACGGTTATGTCGACGCGGGCGGCCACCTCTGGTTCGGCTCGATGGACAACGCCGAGGCCGCGCCGACCGGGCAGCTCTATCGCGTCGGGCAGGACGGCCGCCTGGTCGCGCATGACGCCGGCTACGTGATCACCAATGGCCCCGCCGCGAGCCCGGACGGGCGCACGCTCTATCACACCGACACGCTGCGGCGCGTGGTGTACGCGTTCGATCTCGGCGACGACGGCGTGCCGCGGCAGCGGCGCGTGTTTGTTTCGATCCGCGAGCGTGGTCATCCGGACGGGATGGCCGTCGATGCCGAGGGTGGCGTGTGGATCGCGCTGTTCGGCGGCGCGCGCATCGAGCGTTATGCGCCCGATGGCCGGTTGCTCGGGCAGGTCGCGTTTCCGTGCGCGAACGTCACCAAGCTCGCGTTCGGCGGGGATGATTTGCGTACCGTCTACGCGACTACCGCGACCAAGGGCTTGAGCGAGGCCGAACGGCAGGCGCAGCCGCTGGCGGGTGGGCTGTTTGCGTTTCGCTCGCCGGTGGCGGGGCTGGCGCCGGCGGTATGCACGGTGCGGTTCGGGCAAGCGTGA
- a CDS encoding NUDIX domain-containing protein, translating to MTIAEYRFCPRCATPLTTRADALHEGGRVRQACPDEACGYVHWNNPLPVVAAIVEYEGKILLARNAAWPEGMFALITGFLENGETPEEGIAREVREETSLQAETVELVGVYEFIRKNELIIAYHVRAYGEIALSPELLEYRLVDPPKLRPWRAGTGHAVADWMRARGLEFEYVDRPGQ from the coding sequence ATGACGATTGCCGAGTACCGTTTCTGTCCACGCTGCGCGACCCCGCTCACCACGCGCGCCGATGCGCTGCACGAGGGCGGGCGCGTGCGCCAGGCCTGCCCCGACGAGGCCTGCGGCTACGTCCACTGGAACAACCCGCTGCCGGTGGTGGCCGCGATCGTCGAATACGAGGGCAAGATCCTGCTCGCGCGCAACGCGGCCTGGCCCGAGGGGATGTTCGCGCTGATCACGGGCTTCCTCGAGAACGGCGAGACGCCCGAGGAAGGCATCGCGCGCGAGGTGCGCGAGGAAACCTCGTTGCAGGCCGAGACGGTCGAGCTGGTCGGCGTCTACGAATTCATCCGCAAGAACGAACTGATCATCGCCTATCACGTGCGGGCCTATGGCGAGATCGCGCTGTCGCCGGAACTGCTCGAATACCGGCTCGTCGATCCGCCGAAGCTGCGGCCGTGGCGCGCCGGCACGGGCCACGCGGTGGCCGACTGGATGCGCGCGCGCGGCCTCGAATTCGAGTACGTGGACCGTCCGGGGCAGTAA
- the iolE gene encoding myo-inosose-2 dehydratase has protein sequence MSYDIRIGINPLSWMNDDLPSLGGETPLAVALTEGRQIGYAGFELGNKFPREPQALKALLAEYDLALVSGWYSGRLAERGAQEEIDAVGPHLELLAKNGATVMVYGEVAASIQGAAEVPLCQRPRFVGEAQWERYARRLDEFARFTLSQGVRTAYHHHMGAYVESPADIDRLMALTDDALGLLFDTGHVRFGGGDPLAVLERHIGRVCHVHCKDVRTAVIRLARNRNWSFLQAVINGAFTVPGDGDVDFPAVVERLKRHGYRGWFVVEAEQDPVIAPSYAFADQGYRTLRALVDAPLASVGKEAA, from the coding sequence ATGAGCTACGACATCCGAATCGGCATCAACCCGCTGTCGTGGATGAACGACGACCTGCCGTCGCTGGGCGGCGAAACCCCGCTCGCGGTGGCGCTGACCGAAGGCAGGCAGATCGGCTACGCGGGCTTCGAACTCGGCAACAAGTTCCCGCGCGAGCCGCAGGCGCTGAAGGCGCTGCTGGCCGAATACGACCTCGCGCTCGTCTCGGGCTGGTATTCGGGGCGGCTCGCCGAACGCGGCGCGCAGGAAGAGATCGACGCGGTCGGCCCGCACCTCGAACTGCTCGCGAAGAACGGCGCGACGGTGATGGTCTACGGCGAGGTGGCCGCCTCGATCCAGGGCGCGGCCGAGGTGCCGCTCTGCCAGCGTCCGCGCTTCGTCGGCGAGGCGCAATGGGAGCGATACGCGCGCCGGCTCGACGAGTTCGCGCGCTTCACGCTGAGCCAGGGCGTGCGCACCGCCTACCACCATCACATGGGCGCCTACGTCGAATCACCGGCCGACATCGACCGGCTGATGGCACTGACCGACGACGCGCTCGGGCTGCTGTTCGACACCGGCCACGTCCGGTTCGGCGGCGGCGATCCGCTGGCCGTGCTGGAGCGGCACATCGGCCGCGTCTGCCACGTCCACTGCAAGGACGTGCGCACCGCGGTGATCCGGCTCGCGCGCAACCGCAACTGGAGCTTCCTGCAAGCGGTGATCAACGGCGCGTTCACGGTGCCCGGCGACGGCGACGTCGATTTCCCGGCCGTCGTCGAGCGCCTGAAACGCCACGGCTACCGCGGCTGGTTCGTGGTCGAGGCCGAACAGGACCCCGTGATCGCGCCGAGCTACGCGTTCGCCGACCAGGGCTATCGCACGCTGCGCGCGCTCGTCGACGCGCCGCTCGCATCCGTTGGCAAGGAGGCCGCGTAA
- a CDS encoding YbjQ family protein — MPAHHLITTAFELPGHRIEQSLGIARGIVVRSRSIVGTFGAALQTLFGGNISLYTSLCERARQDAYDKMLAQAAGLGANAIVGMRYDATEVGAGITEVLCYGTAVRVVPAAAG, encoded by the coding sequence ATGCCCGCCCATCACCTGATCACCACCGCCTTCGAGCTGCCCGGCCACCGCATCGAGCAGTCGCTCGGCATCGCGCGCGGCATCGTGGTGCGTTCGCGCTCGATCGTCGGCACGTTCGGCGCCGCGCTGCAGACCCTGTTCGGCGGCAACATCTCGCTCTACACGTCGCTCTGCGAGCGCGCGCGGCAGGACGCCTACGACAAGATGCTCGCGCAGGCAGCGGGGCTCGGCGCCAACGCGATCGTCGGCATGCGCTACGACGCCACCGAAGTCGGCGCGGGCATCACCGAGGTGCTCTGCTACGGCACGGCGGTGCGCGTCGTGCCGGCGGCGGCCGGCTGA